The Enterobacter asburiae genome window below encodes:
- the ruvB gene encoding Holliday junction branch migration DNA helicase RuvB, with protein MIEADRLVSAGTIQADDVVDRAIRPKLLDEYIGQPQVRSQMEIFIQAAKLRGDALDHLLIFGPPGLGKTTLANIVANEMGVNLRTTSGPVLEKAGDLAAMLTNLEPHDVLFIDEIHRLSPVVEEVLYPAMEDYQLDIMIGEGPAARSIKIDLPPFTLIGATTRAGSLTSPLRDRFGIVQRLEFYQVADLQHIVGRSARYMGLEMSEEGAFEVAKRSRGTPRIANRLLRRVRDFAEVKHDGTISVEIAAQALDMLNVDAEGFDYMDRKLLLAVLDKFFGGPVGLDNLAAAIGEERETIEDVLEPYLIQQGFLQRTPRGRMATVRAWNHFGITPPAMP; from the coding sequence ATGATTGAAGCAGACCGCCTGGTATCGGCAGGCACAATTCAGGCAGATGACGTGGTGGATCGCGCGATCCGCCCAAAACTGCTTGATGAGTATATCGGCCAGCCGCAGGTTCGTTCCCAGATGGAGATTTTCATCCAGGCGGCAAAGCTGCGCGGCGATGCGCTCGATCACCTGCTGATTTTTGGCCCTCCCGGTTTAGGCAAAACCACGCTGGCGAATATCGTTGCCAATGAGATGGGCGTCAACCTGCGCACCACCTCCGGCCCTGTGCTGGAGAAGGCGGGCGATCTCGCGGCGATGCTGACTAACCTCGAACCGCATGACGTGCTGTTTATCGATGAGATCCACCGCCTGTCCCCGGTGGTGGAGGAAGTGCTCTATCCGGCGATGGAAGATTACCAGCTGGATATCATGATCGGTGAAGGCCCGGCCGCGCGCTCTATCAAAATCGATCTGCCGCCGTTTACCCTGATTGGCGCCACCACTCGCGCCGGCTCGTTGACCTCTCCGCTGCGCGATCGTTTCGGCATCGTGCAGCGTCTCGAGTTTTACCAGGTCGCGGACCTCCAGCACATCGTTGGCCGTAGCGCCCGCTATATGGGGCTGGAAATGAGCGAAGAGGGCGCGTTTGAAGTGGCGAAGCGTTCCCGCGGTACGCCGCGTATCGCCAACCGCCTGCTGCGCCGCGTGCGTGACTTCGCCGAAGTGAAGCACGATGGCACGATTTCCGTTGAGATCGCCGCTCAGGCGCTGGATATGCTGAACGTCGATGCCGAAGGCTTTGATTATATGGACCGTAAACTGCTGCTGGCGGTGCTGGATAAGTTCTTTGGCGGTCCGGTCGGGCTGGATAACCTGGCTGCGGCTATTGGGGAAGAGCGTGAGACGATTGAAGATGTGCTGGAGCCGTATCTGATCCAGCAGGGCTTCCTGCAGCGTACCCCGCGTGGACGTATGGCAACGGTGCGGGCGTGGAATCATTTCGGCATTACGCCACCGGCAATGCCGTAA
- the ruvA gene encoding Holliday junction branch migration protein RuvA, which produces MIGRLRGIIIEKQPPLVLLEVGGVGYEVHMPMTCFYELPDAGKEAIVFTQFVVREDAQLLYGFNNKQERTLFRELIKTNGVGPKLALAILSGMSAPQFVNAVEREDPAALIKLPGIGKKTAERLIVEMKDRFKGLHGDLFTPAADLVLTSPGGPATDDDAEQEAVAALVALGYKPQEASRMVSKIAKPDASSETLIREALRAAL; this is translated from the coding sequence GTGATAGGCAGACTCAGAGGCATCATCATTGAAAAACAACCCCCGTTAGTGCTGCTGGAAGTGGGTGGCGTGGGCTATGAAGTCCATATGCCGATGACGTGCTTCTACGAGCTGCCGGACGCGGGCAAAGAGGCGATTGTCTTTACCCAGTTTGTGGTGCGTGAAGATGCCCAGCTGCTCTACGGCTTCAATAACAAGCAGGAACGGACCCTGTTCCGCGAGCTGATTAAAACCAACGGCGTTGGGCCGAAGCTGGCGCTGGCGATTTTGTCCGGCATGTCGGCACCACAGTTTGTGAATGCCGTTGAGCGCGAAGATCCTGCGGCGCTGATTAAGCTCCCGGGCATTGGTAAGAAAACCGCCGAGCGCCTGATTGTCGAAATGAAAGACCGCTTTAAAGGTCTGCATGGCGATCTGTTCACTCCGGCTGCCGATTTGGTACTGACCTCTCCTGGCGGCCCTGCGACGGATGATGACGCCGAGCAGGAAGCGGTTGCCGCGCTGGTGGCGCTGGGCTATAAACCTCAGGAGGCCAGCCGTATGGTGAGCAAAATTGCCAAACCGGACGCCAGCAGTGAAACCCTGATTCGCGAAGCGCTGCGCGCTGCATTGTGA
- the ruvC gene encoding crossover junction endodeoxyribonuclease RuvC, which produces MSIILGIDPGSRVTGYGVIRQVGRQLTYLGSGCIRTKVDDLPSRLKLIYAGVSEIITQFQPDYFAIEQVFMAKNADSALKLGQARGVAIVAAVNQDLPVFEYAARQVKQTVVGIGSAEKSQVQHMVRTLLKLPANPQADAADALAIAITHCHVSQNAMQMSESRLNLARGRLR; this is translated from the coding sequence ATGTCGATTATTCTCGGGATTGACCCAGGCTCACGCGTTACCGGTTATGGCGTTATCCGTCAGGTGGGACGCCAGTTAACCTACCTGGGCAGCGGCTGTATTCGCACCAAAGTGGACGATCTTCCTTCGCGCCTGAAGCTCATTTATGCGGGCGTGTCGGAGATCATCACCCAGTTTCAGCCGGACTATTTCGCCATTGAGCAGGTCTTTATGGCGAAAAACGCCGATTCAGCGCTAAAGCTCGGTCAGGCGCGCGGTGTCGCCATCGTCGCTGCCGTGAACCAGGATTTGCCGGTATTCGAATACGCTGCACGTCAGGTCAAGCAGACGGTAGTGGGCATTGGTAGCGCGGAGAAAAGTCAGGTGCAGCATATGGTGCGTACCCTGCTGAAGCTTCCCGCGAACCCGCAGGCCGACGCCGCGGATGCGCTGGCGATTGCGATTACCCACTGTCACGTCAGCCAGAATGCGATGCAAATGAGCGAGTCGCGGCTCAATCTGGCGCGAGGCAGGTTACGATAA